In the genome of Pristis pectinata isolate sPriPec2 chromosome 10, sPriPec2.1.pri, whole genome shotgun sequence, one region contains:
- the LOC127574781 gene encoding toll-like receptor 5, with protein sequence MFLCTLCLLAAASGSAASPSLCSRHGTYLSCVKRSLRRPPALPAGVEHLNLNWNNISRLDKTSFSWTGELRVLTVGLQDSQWISVGANAFGNLPNLTFLDLGGNSHLELDLEAFAGLGRLQSLWLDYNGLGDSVLQRGYFRDLRSLHTLVLQGNQLQYLRPDPTFSGLRPLQYLDFSFNQLREICRGDLAHIQHRVFRTFNVSRNRLLYADQSFDWARCGNPFHDILLYTLDISGTSLGVRQLQKMFLALTGTLIVELRMGHLPIGASFGYDNLPDPDNQTFAGLADSSVTILQLTNTFLFSLQPRVFAHLPALKILTLSSNRINLIHRGAFSGLGALVQLNLSHNLLGEIYSWTFRGLENVSHIDLQHNHIGIIQMDSFRGLTQLVTLNLRENSLPKLPGSRPLPGLRYLLLGHNRLGSVYGLQAAPGSVFLDFSNNVLVDLQVFYEIMKLPAVTYLLLRDNRVSRCQVPPGATVPTGNRLLHLDLSGNFLQVMWAAGQCQDLFHNLSNLTELLLQGNYLTQLPRGVFGGLVSLKRLNLSLNSLSQLSRDLFPGSLEILDLSNNRLVSPDPDTFSSVRRLDLRFNQYICDCGLNRFLRWFNRTQADLVGPRTQLRCAFPEGLRGVALVSLSPGCGLEDTQFALSVALTTLLLTLLASVLLYVRCRTLLLLHCRALARTVLSGAEAEPTRAGYRFDAYLCFSGRDLQWVMDTLLSNLEKKRLQLCVGERDFTPGEDHLTNIRDAIWGSRKTVCVVSRRFLEDGWCLEAFNIAQSRLYHELKDVVVVLVVGSLRDYQLRRYRPLRSYLQSREYLRWPAEPRDQRWLLERLADKIRQDPERRAVGPRRKGFLGLLSRRKPAGDLRLQRVATVSS encoded by the coding sequence ATgtttctctgcaccctctgcttGCTGGCAGCCGCCTCCGGCTCGGCCGCCTCCCCGTCCCTCTGCTCCCGCCACGGGACTTACCTGTCCTGCGTGAAGCGGAGCCTGCGGCGGCCGCCGGCCCTGCCCGCGGGCGTGGAGCACCTCAACCTCAACTGGAATAACATCAGCCGGCTGGACAAGACCTCCTTCTCCTGGACGGGCGAGCTCCGGGTGCTGACGGTAGGACTACAGGACAGTCAATGGATCTCGGTGGGAGCCAATGCCTTCGGGAACCTGCCCAACTTGACCTTCCTGGACCTGGGGGGCAACTCCCACCTGGAGTTGGACCTGGAGGCGTTCGCCGGCTTGGGGCGGCTCCAGAGCCTGTGGCTGGACTACAACGGCCTGGGGGACTCGGTGCTCCAGCGGGGGTACTTCAGAGACCTGCGCTCACTGCACACCCTGGTCCTCCAGGGCAACCAGCTGCAGTACCTCAGGCCGGACCCCACCTTCTCCGGGCTTCGGCCGCTTCAGTACCTTGACTTCAGCTTTAACCAGCTGCGGGAGATTTGCCGGGGAGACCTCGCCCACATCCAGCACCGGGTTTTCCGCACGTTTAACGTCTCCCGCAACCGTCTGCTGTACGCCGACCAATCCTTCGACTGGGCGAGGTGCGGGAACCCCTTCCACGACATCTTGCTGTACACTCTGGACATCTCCGGGACCTCGCTGGGCGTCCGGCAGCTGCAGAAGATGTTCCTCGCCCTGACGGGGACCCTGATCGTCGAGCTGAGAATGGGACACCTGCCTATCGGCGCGTCCTTCGGCTACGACAACCTGCCCGACCCCGACAACCAGACGTTTGCCGGCCTGGCCGACAGCTCGGTCACCATCCTGCAACTCACCaacaccttcctcttctccctgcaGCCCCGCGTCTTCGCGCACCTCCCCGCCCTCAAGATCCTCACCCTCTCTTCCAACCGCATCAACCTCATCCACAGAGGCGCCTTCTCCGGCCTGGGAGCCCTGGTGCAGCTGAACCTGTCCCACAACCTGCTGGGCGAGATCTACTCGTGGACCTTCAGGGGTCTGGAGAACGTGTCCCACATCgatctccagcacaaccacatcggGATCATCCAGATGGACTCCTTCCGCGGCCTAACGCAGCTGGTGACCTTGAACCTGCGGGAGAACTCACTCCCCAAACTCCCCGGCTCCCGGCCGCTGCCCGGCCTGCGGTACCTCCTCCTGGGACACAACCGGCTGGGCTCGGTCTACGGGCTGCAGGCGGCGCCCGGCAGCGTCTTCCTCGATTTCTCCAACAACGTCCTGGTGGACCTGCAGGTCTTCTACGAGATCATGAAGCTGCCCGCCGTGACCTACCTTCTGCTGAGGGACAACCGCGTGTCCAGGTGCCAAGTGCCCCCGGGCGCCACCGTCCCCACAGGCAACCGGCTTCTGCACCTCGACCTCTCCGGCAACTTCCTCCAAGTGATGTGGGCGGCGGGTCAGTGCCAGGACTTGTTCCACAACCTCTCCAACCTGACCGAGCTCCTCCTCCAGGGCAACTACTTGACCCAGCTGCCCCGGGGAGTGTTCGGGGGCCTGGTCTCCCTGAAGAGGCTCAACCTGTCCCTGAACTCGCTGAGCCAGCTCAGCCGCGACCTCTTCCCCGGCAGCCTGGAGATCCTGGACCTGTCCAACAACCGGCTGGTCTCGCCCGACCCGGACACCTTCAGCTCCGTCCGGCGCCTGGACCTGAGGTTCAACCAGTATATCTGCGACTGcggcctcaaccgcttcctccgCTGGTTCAACCGCACCCAGGCGGACTTGGTGGGACCCCGGACCCAGCTGAGGTGCGCCTTCCCGGAGGGGCTCAGGGGCGTTGCCCTCGTCTCCCTGTCGCCGGGCTGCGGGCTGGAGGACACGCAGTTCGCCCTGTCTGTGGCCCTGACCACGCTCCTGCTGACCCTCCTCGCCTCCGTCCTCCTCTACGTTCGCTGCCGCACCTTGCTTCTCCTGCACTGCCGGGCGCTGGCCAGGACCGTCCTGAGCGGGGCCGAGGCGGAGCCGACCCGGGCGGGCTACAGGTTCGATGCCTACCTCTGCTTCAGCGGCCGGGACCTGCAGTGGGTGATGGACACCCTGCTCTCCAACCTGGAGAAGAAGCGGCTGCAACTGTGCGTGGGGGAGCGCGACTTCACCCCCGGCGAGGACCATCTCACCAACATACGGGACGCCATCTGGGGCAGTCGGAAGACGGTGTGCGTGGTCAGCAGGCGCTTTCTGGAGGACGGCTGGTGCCTGGAGGCCTTCAACATCGCCCAGAGCCGGCTCTACCATGAGCTAAAGGacgtggtggtggtgctggtggtCGGCTCCCTGCGGGACTACCAGCTCCGGAGGTACCGGCCCCTGAGGTCCTACCTACAGAGCAGGGAGTACTTGCGCTGGCCGGCCGAGCCCCGGGACCAGCGCTGGCTCCTGGAGAGGTTGGCCGACAAGATCCGGCAGGACCCGGAGCGGAGAGCGGTCGGGCCCCGGAGGAAGGGCTTCCTGGGTCTCCTCTCCCGGAGGAAGCCGGCGGGAGATCTCAGGTTACAGCGGGTGGCCACCGTCTCCAGCTGA